Proteins encoded in a region of the Microtus ochrogaster isolate Prairie Vole_2 chromosome 19, MicOch1.0, whole genome shotgun sequence genome:
- the Ankrd34b gene encoding ankyrin repeat domain-containing protein 34B, which produces MDEGTEVSTDGNSLIKAVHQSRLRLTRLLLEGGAYINESNDRGETPLMIACKTKHIDQQSVGRAKMVKYLLENSADPNIQDKSGKSALMHACLERAGPEVVSLLLKSGADLSLQDHSGYSALVYAINAEDRDTLKVLLSACQAKGKEVIIITTAKSPSGRHTTQQYLNMPPADMDGSHPPVTPSEIDIKTASMPLSYSSETDLTLFGFKDKEFSGNSDNTWDPDSPRRKPVMTPNGPKLSQVGSGWIKNPPSLKHQARVASLQEELQDITPEEEIAYKTNALALSKRFITRHQSIDVKDTAHLLRAFDQVNSKKTSYDELNYHSLFPEGNQPCMEIPADQDPDPNQTLFASTLRSIVQKRNSGASHYSSDSQLSDGVPPPNVEEGKAGKKKIFAPSPSLPKELMETGPPGPLSRRNHAVLERRGSGAFPIDHSLGQSRPGFLPPLNVNPHPPITDVGVNSKICSLLSCGQKALMPTVPSFPKELKNKKMLLRRQSLQTEQIKQLVNF; this is translated from the coding sequence ATGGATGAAGGCACAGAAGTTTCGACTGATGGAAATTCCTTGATCAAGGCTGTGCATCAGAGCCGGCTTCGCCTCACAAGACTTTTGCTAGAAGGTGGTGCCTACATCAATGAGAGCAATGACCGTGGAGAAACGCCTTTAATGATTGCCTGTAAGACCAAACACATCGACCAGCAGAGCGTCGGTAGAGCCAAGATGGTTAAATACCTTCTAGAGAACAGTGCTGACCCGAACATCCAGGACAAATCCGGGAAAAGCGCTCTGATGCACGCATGCTTAGAAAGAGCTGGCCCGGAAGTGGTTTCCTTGCTCCTCAAGAGTGGGGCGGACCTCAGCTTGCAGGACCATTCTGGTTACTCAGCTCTGGTTTATGCTATAAACGCAGAAGACAGAGATACCCTGAAAGTCCTCCTTAGTGCTTGCCAGGCTAAAGGGAAAGAGGTCATTATCATAACGACAGCAAAGTCGCCCTCTGGGAGGCACACCACCCAGCAGTACCTCAACATGCCTCCCGCGGACATGGATGGGAGCCATCCGCCAGTCACGCCTTCAGAAATTGACATCAAAACTGCCTCGATGCCACTGTCATATTCTTCGGAGACGGACCTGACACTTTTTGGCTTTAAAGATAAGGAGTTTTCTGGAAACAGTGATAATACCTGGGACCCGGACTCTCCTCGGCGGAAGCCTGTGATGACCCCTAACGGGCCCAAGCTATCCCAGGTTGGGTCAGGCTGGATCAAGAATCCCCCATCATTAAAGCACCAGGCCCGAGTGGCCTCCTTGCAAGAGGAGCTCCAAGATATCACGCCAGAGGAGGAAATAGCTTACAAGACCAACGCGCTGGCGCTGTCCAAGCGCTTTATCACCAGACATCAGAGCATCGATGTTAAAGACACCGCACACTTGCTCAGGGCCTTTGACCAGGTCAATTCAAAGAAGACGTCATATGATGAACTAAATTACCACTCCTTGTTTCCGGAAGGAAACCAGCCATGCATGGAAATTCCCGCTGACCAGGACCCAGACCCTAACCAGACCCTCTTCGCCTCCACTTTAAGAAGTATAGTTCAAAAGCGAAACTCGGGAGCCAGTCACTACAGCTCTGATTCTCAGCTCTCAGATGGTGTTCCGCCTCCGAACGTAGAAGAAGGCaaagctggaaagaaaaagaTCTTTGCGCCATCTCCTTCCTTGCCCAAAGAATTAATGGAGACTGGCCCTCCGGGCCCCCTGAGCAGGAGGAACCACGCGGTTTTAGAAAGGCGGGGTTCTGGAGCGTTCCCCATCGATCACAGCCTCGGGCAGAGTAGACCCGGCTTTCTGCCCCCCTTAAATGTAAATCCTCACCCTCCTATCACAGACGTCGGTGTCAACAGCAAGATCTGCAGCCTGCTTTCCTGTGGCCAAAAAGCGCTGATGCCAACTGTTCCTAGTTTCCCGaaggaattaaaaaacaaaaagatgttgTTAAGACGACAGTCTCTGCAGACAGAACAAATTAAGCAGTTAGTAAATTTTTAA